In a genomic window of Gossypium arboreum isolate Shixiya-1 chromosome 7, ASM2569848v2, whole genome shotgun sequence:
- the LOC108473870 gene encoding uncharacterized protein LOC108473870: MKDLLSKKKKLTDIETIALKEGYSDILTNKLPPKLKDPGRFIIPCSIGNHYLGKTLCDLGASINLMPLSTFRKLGIGYMKSTVVTLQPVDRSLAQPEREIKDVLVRVDKFIFSVDFIILDCEANREVPIILGRPFLATGRTLINVYKGELAM; the protein is encoded by the coding sequence ATGAAAGACCTCTTGTCCAAGAAGAAGAAGCTCACTGATATTGAAACTATTGCACTCAAAGAAGGCTATAGTGATATTTTGACAAACAAGTTGCCACCTAAATTGAAAGATCCTGGGAGATTTATCATcccatgttcaattggaaatcattATTTGGGCAAGACTTTATGCGACTTGGGAGCTAGCATTAACCTAATGCCACTATCTACTTTCAGAAAGTTGGGAATTGGTTACATGAAATCTACTGTAGTGACATTACAACCAGTTGATCGATCCTTGGCTCAACCTGAAAGGGAAATCAAAGATGTCTTAGTTCGTGTGGATAAATTCATTTTTTCGGTTGATTTTATCATACTTGACTGCGAGGCAAACAGGGAGGTTCCCATAATCTTGGGACGACCATTTTTAGCCACCGGAAGAACTCTTATTAATGTTTATAAAGGTGAACTAGCCATGTGA